ATTAGTGATTAAgcctaaaagaaaaataaatttgaaaaaaaaaataatacccagttaaaaattattggtataaaaaaattaaagatttattgATCACCAGTTGAGTAACTCAGTTGGAGAATCCttaattgtaaaacaaaaatctcaATATATTTGCAACAGTCAGTTTttgttctaaaattaattagcaATTTcaaaactacaataagaaattAAGGGTTAAATTTAGTTTGTATGTTATAGCCATTTAaggtttttaatatacactaaaatgttgtacaagggcaaaacacatttttacattgtttatttatccGAGCTTTCAGTAAGTCTGCTGGTTCtagatattatatgagtatctATGTAAAGTTCAATTGACTATAATTTCCAAactaagtttaataaaaatttaataatttatgatcatggttttaaactaaaattattcagtcagttacaaaaatgaaaaaaagagtttttctaaaattgtttttttattttaaattaggtaccttattttactacctataaaatattaaaaaatcaactagCATTTtagcatttaattatattaggaaatataaatattactttgtcTGAAGCTAGTCGATCATCAGATGCTGAATGCCGCCTATGGATTCGAGGTTCAAAACTTGTAGGAACAACATTGGGTCCTATACGAGATTTCTGACGGCTCAAACTACCCATTGGTGGTGGACATAATCTTAAAGTACTAGtcgtatctaaaaaataatgcatgttaataattatataaatataatatataaataaaatatgcatatatttacCAAAAGAGGAatcttggttttttttaatttgagtagGTTTTAGCCTTCGGTTTACAATAGGTGGATTAGCTAATGGAGTCAATGGCGAGAGTTCAGCAGAAGTATCAGAAAACTTTCTGCCAGGCTTTAATTGACGATTAACAGCAGGAGGGGTTTGTTCTAATGAAGCAGAACTTACATTGGCAGTTGCAGAAggagaatttataaaacttggAGATTCTGATTCTACAGTTTTACCTTCTTCAACTTTTGGTCCACAGTCTTCCACAAAATCATAAGTGAAAATATTACCAGAAACTTGACCTGGGGCTGCATTTGTATAACAATGTCTACGATGTGTCCTGGGCTGTGCTTGAGGTGGTGTCATTTGATGGGACCTTGGAAAGTCATAAGTTTCATCTCCTGTTATAGGTTCAACTAGTTTATCGGTTTTTGTTGAAGTTTCTATTAGGTGAGATGGTTTTGGTGGCCTTGGTGGTGCTGTTAAACACCCCTCTGgtaatattttggtaaacCTTCTATTGGCTGCTACTGGCAAGTCTGGCGAGTTTTGAGATAAACGAGGGAACGTTTGCCAATTGACAGATGGCCGACTCAAAGTACTACCATTTATTGATTCATCATCAGTAAACACTGATTCTGAACCAGGACTTGGTGGAGGTGATTCTGAAAGACGCGGCGGAGGTCTTATACGCCGAGGTAAATCATAAGACTCTTCAATAGTTGAACGAGGAAGAATTGGAAGTAATGGCTTTCCAGATATACATTCACTTATAGGAATGTAATGGCTAGAAGATGTGCTCGTTGGTGAATCGGGAGATGAATGTTCTTCATCATGTTCTTCAACACTCAGAGGAAATGgtctacatatattattaacagatggacattcaaaatctaaaataaaataaagttaaatgtgagtaattaaaaacatctaatatcaattaaatacttaccAGCATTTTCATCAACTGTGAATGGTTTAAGGCCACAAACGTGACATACAAAATCAACCCATTTATTCATATCTTCTTCTGATTCTGCTGccaaataatatgttctttttggtgtttttatatcaaacatgtaatgatattttgatttgcGATCTTCAAATTTTAATCCCGCATCAACctaataaaccaaaaaaagtatttatttttattaagttcacTAATTTTTGACTAgtgtatttaaagtaaatactaaatatcaattaaatctaTGGATCATTTAAagcaaataataagtaatacatCTTACTTGTTCACATTGATCTAAATCTATCCGACCCTTCATTTTTCTGCGACttttatctgtataataaGCCAGGAAATATTGACCAGGTAATTCACCAGAATGGCGTAACACAAACCATCTTCTGCGCCATttctaaagtttaaaattttttataataaatcttgttaaagtaaaaatattataaacaagtaaaagatataaaataaataaatattatccattactaaaaa
The DNA window shown above is from Aphis gossypii isolate Hap1 chromosome 2, ASM2018417v2, whole genome shotgun sequence and carries:
- the LOC114130775 gene encoding protein daughter of sevenless — its product is MSSENLEIVHEGWLTKSPPAKRVLKAVSVKLKWRRRWFVLRHSGELPGQYFLAYYTDKSRRKMKGRIDLDQCEQVDAGLKFEDRKSKYHYMFDIKTPKRTYYLAAESEEDMNKWVDFVCHVCGLKPFTVDENADFECPSVNNICRPFPLSVEEHDEEHSSPDSPTSTSSSHYIPISECISGKPLLPILPRSTIEESYDLPRRIRPPPRLSESPPPSPGSESVFTDDESINGSTLSRPSVNWQTFPRLSQNSPDLPVAANRRFTKILPEGCLTAPPRPPKPSHLIETSTKTDKLVEPITGDETYDFPRSHQMTPPQAQPRTHRRHCYTNAAPGQVSGNIFTYDFVEDCGPKVEEGKTVESESPSFINSPSATANVSSASLEQTPPAVNRQLKPGRKFSDTSAELSPLTPLANPPIVNRRLKPTQIKKNQDSSFDTTSTLRLCPPPMGSLSRQKSRIGPNVVPTSFEPRIHRRHSASDDRLASDKVSSYQINKISSNSRYLAEASRFNDIQYLDLEFESCDKQYTVGNRTTTKATTKKKPCNVGSQFTLVMHDYSIIDGAYPYKTVDFLKTAALSMTRKRAEQERRFGRQNMVN